The following coding sequences are from one Neovison vison isolate M4711 chromosome X, ASM_NN_V1, whole genome shotgun sequence window:
- the HMGN5 gene encoding high mobility group nucleosome-binding domain-containing protein 5 — translation MPKRKAAGQGDMRQEPKRRSARLSAMPVLITPELKPKRTSTPKKMKTKNDIVEKNTDAGAKAIAEKKQEEVIKGECNAENGEAKIMEVDMHLHCTGIQDLVHQLLKKNLRK, via the exons GCTGCGGGTCAAGGTGACATGAGGCAGGAg cCAAAGAGAAGATCAGCCAGACTGTCTGCT ATGCCCGTGCTCATTACACCAGAGTTGAAGCCCAAAAGAACATCAACTCCAAAG aaaatgaagacaaaaaatgatatagtggaaaaaaatacagatgcagGTGCCAAAGCAATAGCtgaaaagaagcaagaagaagTTATTAAAGGAGAATGTAATGCTGAAAATGGAGAAGCCAAAATTATGGag GTGGATATGCACCTCCATTGCACAGGGATACAGGACTTGGT GCACCAGCTCCTGAAAAAGAActtgaggaaatga